The Neofelis nebulosa isolate mNeoNeb1 chromosome 16, mNeoNeb1.pri, whole genome shotgun sequence genome includes a window with the following:
- the LOC131497483 gene encoding endogenous retrovirus group K member 13-1 Env polyprotein-like: protein MAILEVQRETRRPLVAPLRDMGPPPNKVQVHHKIIPQTTLQSPEGRIHSDLWKLYATFDKIYTNDSFSFPEYYVSPVLQLRACVPPPYYLIVGDGAITPVKEDGHQLYRLTCPACERLRRTKRFLGLLIAGLIAVVTVIASATVSVISLCESAQTASHVNELAHNVSKVFATQERIDRKLEAQLEALQETLMYLGDQFAVLRTRLSLICHDAYKHICVTPLEYTNMTWGQVRRHLQGIWHDANTSLDLLQLQEEINAVASSSLSFPDPGDLTGTILHQLNGFNLFNILQHSFWIFIGIVSIISVILVLLCCFWRWGLTAFTTYQARMHMLQLQTIGGHVGGRAPVPG, encoded by the coding sequence ATGGCTATTTTGGAAGTGCAAAGGGAAACAAGGAGACCTTTAGTGGCTCCTTTAAGAGATATGGGTCCACCTCCTAACAAGGTACAGGTACACCACAAGATTATCCCACAAACCACTTTGCAATCCCCTGAAGGAAGAATTCATTCTGATCTTTGGAAGTTATATGCTAcctttgataaaatatatactaatgaCAGCTTTAGTTTTCCAGAATATTATGTTTCTCCAGTTCTGCAATTGCGTGCCTGTGTTCCTCCACCCTACTATCTGATTGTTGGAGACGGAGCCATTACTCCAGTGAAAGAAGATGGTCATCAGTTATACCGGCTGACTTGTCCTGCTTGTGAACGGCTGCGCAGGACCAAACGGTTTCTTGGACTCTTAATTGCTGGACTCATAGCAGTAGTGACTGTAATTGCCTCTGCAACTGTATCTGTAATATCCTTATGTGAAAGTGCCCAAACGGCATCACATGTAAATGAATTGGCTCATAATGTATCCAAGGTGTTTGCCACTCAAGAACGAATAGACCGTAAATTGGAAGCCCAATTAGAGGCACTACAAGAAACGTTGATGTATCTTGGTGATCAGTTTGCTGTTTTGCGTACCAGACTTTCTTTAATTTGTCATGATGCATATAAGCATATCTGTGTTACCCCTTTAGAGTATACCAATATGACATGGGGACAAGTGCGTCGTCATTTACAAGGGATTTGGCATGATGCTAACACTAGCTTAGACCTCTTACAGCTACAAGAAGAGATAAATGCTGTTGCAAGTAGCTCACTCAGTTTCCCTGACCCTGGAGATCTCACTGGAACCATACTGCACCAACTTAATGGGTTTAATCTATTTAATATTCTTCAGCATTCCTTTTGGATCTTTATTGGAATTGTTTCCATAATATCTGTTATACTTGTCTTGCTGTGTTGTTTCTGGAGATGGGGTCTTACTGCCTTTACCACATACCAAGCCAGGATGCACATGTTGCAATTACAAACAATAGGGGGAcatgtggggggccgggccccggtgccaggctga